The proteins below come from a single Burkholderia humptydooensis genomic window:
- the phhA gene encoding phenylalanine 4-monooxygenase, translating to MSTVVTAKLKEQFDAGLETRADFTIDQPLARYGGVDHAVWKQLYTRQAALLRGRACDAFIDGLARIGLAPERVPSFADVNRRLEPATGWRIVAVPGLVPDAIFFEHLANRRFPVTWWMRRPDQLDYLQEPDCFHDLFGHVPLLIDPVFADYMHAYGRAALGVARDPRALALLARLYWYTVEFGLIRGARGENGLRIYGAGIVSSKGETLYSLESASPNRIGFDLERVMRTRYRIDTFQKTYFVIDDFTQLFALADVDARALAARLADAPEHAAGAVLDGDHVLTRGTGEGWATDTDA from the coding sequence ATGTCCACCGTCGTCACCGCGAAACTGAAGGAACAGTTCGACGCGGGCCTCGAAACCCGCGCCGATTTCACCATCGATCAGCCGCTCGCCCGCTACGGCGGCGTCGACCATGCTGTGTGGAAGCAGTTGTATACGCGGCAGGCGGCGCTGCTGCGCGGCCGCGCGTGCGACGCGTTCATCGACGGCCTCGCGCGCATCGGTCTCGCGCCCGAGCGCGTGCCGTCATTCGCCGACGTGAACCGCCGGCTCGAGCCCGCGACCGGCTGGCGCATCGTCGCGGTGCCGGGCCTCGTGCCGGACGCCATCTTCTTCGAGCATCTCGCGAACCGGCGGTTTCCGGTCACCTGGTGGATGCGTCGCCCGGATCAGCTCGATTATCTACAGGAGCCGGACTGCTTCCACGATCTGTTCGGCCACGTGCCGCTCCTGATCGATCCCGTATTCGCCGACTACATGCACGCATACGGCCGCGCGGCGCTCGGCGTTGCCCGCGATCCGCGCGCGCTCGCGCTTCTCGCGCGCCTCTATTGGTATACGGTCGAATTCGGCCTGATCCGCGGCGCGCGCGGCGAAAACGGGCTGCGGATCTACGGCGCGGGCATCGTGTCGAGCAAGGGCGAGACGCTCTACAGCCTCGAAAGCGCGTCGCCGAACCGGATCGGCTTCGATCTCGAGCGCGTGATGCGGACCCGCTACCGGATCGACACGTTCCAGAAGACCTACTTCGTGATCGACGATTTCACGCAGCTCTTCGCGCTCGCCGACGTCGACGCGCGCGCGCTCGCCGCGCGGCTCGCCGACGCGCCCGAGCATGCGGCGGGCGCCGTGCTTGACGGCGATCATGTGCTTACGCGCGGCACGGGCGAAGGCTGGGCAACCGACACAGACGCTTGA
- a CDS encoding class IV adenylate cyclase, with protein sequence MARNIEIKARAREFEQLRERAAELATEAPLFYRQQDFFYDVPRGRLKLRRFEDGTPAELIFYQRDDQDGPKASYYTRSPVTNPDAMHALLATALTTRGIVTKERHVYLAGRTRIHLDRVDGLGDFVELEVVLGPEDDEDGGHAEAHAVFAKLGVPSDDLVAVAYVDLLNAQAEPAA encoded by the coding sequence ATGGCCCGCAACATCGAGATCAAAGCCCGCGCGCGCGAATTCGAACAACTGCGCGAACGGGCCGCCGAGCTGGCGACCGAGGCGCCGCTCTTCTACCGGCAGCAGGATTTCTTCTACGACGTGCCGCGCGGCCGCCTGAAGCTGCGCCGCTTCGAGGACGGCACGCCCGCCGAGCTGATCTTCTACCAGCGCGACGATCAGGACGGCCCGAAGGCGTCGTACTACACGCGCAGCCCGGTGACGAACCCGGACGCGATGCACGCGCTCCTCGCGACGGCGCTCACGACCCGCGGCATCGTGACGAAGGAGCGGCACGTCTATCTGGCGGGCCGCACGCGGATCCACCTCGACCGCGTCGACGGCCTGGGCGACTTCGTCGAGCTGGAAGTCGTGCTCGGGCCCGAAGACGACGAGGACGGCGGCCACGCGGAAGCGCACGCGGTGTTCGCGAAGCTCGGCGTGCCGAGCGACGATCTCGTCGCGGTAGCGTACGTCGATCTGCTCAACGCGCAAGCCGAGCCCGCCGCGTAA
- a CDS encoding sensor histidine kinase: MTSLRRTLLRRLAAPLSMLALMSGLIAYWLAWQYTQHVVDRSLADLAAAISKQIQIAGPDAPFTVPPLAQAMFSDPTEQLIYRISDGEHELAGDPKLPLQGASVRRMHVAYVFEAEYDNQAVRVAQVRVEQTESGNPMIVEVAQPVRYRYRIAAEFLIAIMMPLLLLLLAGWGIVWRVVNQQLGPLTHLADSLNRQTHTSLEPVDETEVPLEIRPLTSAMNALLGRLKTALDAQRKFIADAAHQLRTPLTAIKLHAEQAAVARDPQQALTAVRELRSAADRAVRLSNQLLSLARAEPGEQAARFVDVDLAGLAFETGAEWVPRALAAHVDLGFQRGDGRADDEPLVVRGNPVLLREVIANLLDNALKYVPLARPQGARITVDVSRIALDDGKAAAEIVVEDNGSGVSAAQQADLFKRFFRGDAQSGNGVETGAGLGLAIVHDIIAMHGGTVSYADAPEGGSRFVVRVPLADKPSAPAPHPSESPTASV; this comes from the coding sequence GTGACCAGCCTGCGCCGCACGCTGCTGCGGCGCCTAGCCGCGCCGCTGTCGATGCTCGCGCTGATGAGCGGCCTCATTGCGTACTGGCTCGCGTGGCAATACACGCAGCACGTCGTCGACCGCTCGCTCGCCGATCTCGCAGCGGCAATCTCGAAGCAGATCCAGATCGCCGGCCCCGACGCGCCGTTCACGGTGCCGCCGCTCGCGCAGGCGATGTTCTCCGATCCGACCGAACAGTTGATCTACCGGATCAGCGACGGCGAGCACGAACTCGCCGGCGATCCGAAGCTGCCGCTGCAGGGCGCGAGCGTGCGCCGGATGCACGTCGCGTACGTGTTCGAGGCCGAATACGACAACCAGGCGGTGCGCGTCGCGCAGGTGCGGGTCGAGCAGACGGAAAGCGGCAATCCGATGATCGTCGAGGTCGCGCAGCCGGTGCGCTACCGCTACCGGATCGCGGCGGAATTCCTGATCGCGATCATGATGCCGCTGCTGTTGCTGCTGCTCGCCGGCTGGGGGATCGTGTGGCGCGTCGTCAATCAGCAGCTCGGCCCGCTCACGCATCTCGCCGATTCGCTGAACCGGCAGACTCACACGTCGCTCGAGCCCGTCGACGAAACCGAGGTGCCGCTCGAGATCCGGCCGCTCACGAGCGCGATGAACGCGCTGCTCGGCCGCCTGAAGACCGCGCTCGATGCGCAGCGCAAATTCATCGCCGACGCCGCGCACCAGCTCCGCACGCCGCTCACCGCCATCAAGCTGCACGCGGAGCAGGCGGCCGTCGCGCGCGATCCGCAGCAGGCGCTGACCGCGGTGCGCGAGTTGCGCTCGGCGGCCGACCGCGCGGTGCGGCTGTCGAATCAATTGCTGTCGCTCGCGCGCGCGGAGCCGGGCGAGCAGGCCGCCCGCTTCGTCGACGTCGATCTCGCCGGCCTCGCGTTCGAAACCGGCGCCGAATGGGTGCCGCGCGCGCTCGCCGCGCACGTCGACCTCGGCTTTCAACGCGGCGACGGCCGCGCCGACGACGAGCCGCTCGTCGTGCGCGGCAATCCGGTGCTGCTGCGCGAAGTGATCGCGAACCTGCTCGACAATGCGTTGAAGTACGTGCCGCTCGCGCGGCCGCAAGGCGCGCGGATCACAGTGGACGTCTCGCGGATCGCGCTCGACGACGGCAAGGCGGCGGCCGAGATCGTCGTCGAGGACAACGGCTCGGGCGTGAGCGCCGCGCAGCAGGCGGACCTGTTCAAGCGCTTCTTCCGCGGCGACGCGCAGAGCGGCAACGGCGTCGAGACGGGCGCGGGCCTCGGCCTCGCGATCGTCCACGACATCATCGCGATGCACGGCGGCACGGTATCGTATGCGGACGCGCCCGAAGGCGGCTCGCGCTTCGTCGTGCGCGTGCCGCTCGCGGACAAGCCGTCCGCGCCGGCGCCGCATCCGTCCGAATCTCCGACCGCTTCGGTCTGA
- a CDS encoding LysR family transcriptional regulator: protein MDLTLLRAFVAVAREGNLTRAAAQLHLTQPAVSLQIKNLQDLLGVALFARTSRGLVLTRDGQALLPHAERALDAAADVKRAAAALRHEVRGRLRIGTILDPEFLRLGGFLKRLVEAHPRIETALRHGMSGWVLEQVRARELDVGYYIGRPEEDDPRDAERFHTVTLTQFRYRVLAPAGWKERVQRARTWRELAALPWIWTPAASAHQRLLSRRFADAGAQPVKVAEVDQETSMLDLVKSGVGLTLARDSIALREAHAHALTIVEHIAVPAELTFLTLAERRDEPAIAAALRLIDEQWAI from the coding sequence ATGGACCTGACTCTGCTCCGCGCGTTCGTCGCGGTCGCGCGCGAGGGCAACCTCACGCGCGCGGCGGCGCAACTGCATCTGACGCAGCCCGCCGTCAGCCTGCAGATCAAGAATCTGCAGGACCTGCTCGGCGTCGCCCTGTTCGCGCGCACATCGCGCGGGCTCGTGCTCACGCGCGACGGCCAGGCGCTGCTGCCGCACGCGGAACGCGCGCTCGACGCGGCGGCCGACGTGAAGCGCGCCGCCGCCGCGCTCAGGCACGAGGTGCGCGGCCGGCTGCGGATCGGCACGATCCTCGACCCCGAATTCCTGCGGCTCGGCGGCTTCCTGAAGCGGCTCGTCGAGGCGCACCCGCGGATCGAGACGGCGCTGCGGCACGGCATGTCCGGCTGGGTGCTCGAACAGGTCCGCGCGCGCGAGCTCGACGTCGGCTACTACATCGGCCGGCCGGAGGAGGACGATCCGCGCGACGCCGAGCGCTTCCACACGGTGACGCTCACGCAGTTCCGCTATCGGGTGCTCGCGCCCGCCGGCTGGAAGGAGCGCGTGCAGCGCGCGCGCACGTGGCGCGAGCTCGCGGCGCTGCCGTGGATCTGGACGCCCGCCGCGTCCGCGCACCAGCGGCTCCTGTCGCGCCGCTTCGCCGACGCGGGCGCGCAGCCCGTCAAGGTCGCGGAGGTCGATCAGGAGACGTCGATGCTCGATCTCGTCAAATCGGGCGTCGGCCTGACGCTCGCGCGCGACTCGATCGCGCTGCGGGAGGCGCACGCGCACGCGCTCACGATCGTCGAGCACATCGCGGTGCCCGCCGAGCTCACGTTCCTCACGCTCGCCGAGCGCCGCGACGAACCGGCGATCGCCGCCGCGTTGCGCCTCATCGACGAGCAATGGGCGATATGA
- a CDS encoding response regulator transcription factor, producing the protein MRLLLIEDDRPIARGIQSSLEQAGFTVDMVHDGIFAEQALAQNRHELVILDLGLPGIDGMTLLSRFRQTNRHTPVIVLTARDELNDRVQGLNSGADDYMLKPFEPAELEARIRAVMRRSGPHSDMPRPEVSLGGVRLSGVDRRIFNDDKPLELSPREFAVLEMLLLRHGRVVSKAQLQDHLTHFGGDLGDTAIEVYVHRVRKKLEQCRVEIVTVRGFGYLLQEIRQTASV; encoded by the coding sequence ATGCGACTCCTTCTGATCGAAGACGACCGCCCCATCGCACGCGGCATTCAAAGCAGCCTCGAACAAGCCGGCTTCACGGTCGACATGGTTCACGACGGCATCTTTGCCGAGCAGGCGCTCGCGCAAAACCGCCACGAACTCGTGATCCTCGACCTCGGCCTGCCCGGCATCGACGGCATGACACTCCTGTCGCGCTTCCGCCAGACCAACCGCCACACGCCCGTCATCGTGCTGACCGCGCGCGACGAGCTGAACGATCGCGTGCAGGGCCTCAATTCGGGCGCCGACGACTACATGCTCAAGCCGTTCGAGCCCGCCGAGCTCGAAGCGCGGATTCGCGCGGTGATGCGCCGCAGCGGCCCGCACAGCGACATGCCGCGCCCGGAAGTGTCGCTCGGCGGCGTGCGCCTGTCGGGCGTCGATCGCCGCATCTTCAACGACGACAAGCCGCTCGAGCTTTCGCCGCGCGAATTCGCGGTGCTCGAAATGCTGCTGCTGCGCCACGGCCGCGTCGTCAGCAAGGCGCAACTGCAGGATCACCTGACGCACTTCGGCGGCGATCTCGGCGACACCGCGATCGAAGTCTACGTGCACCGGGTGCGCAAGAAGCTCGAGCAGTGCCGTGTCGAGATCGTCACGGTGCGCGGCTTCGGCTATCTGCTGCAGGAAATACGCCAGACCGCGAGCGTCTGA
- a CDS encoding 4a-hydroxytetrahydrobiopterin dehydratase produces the protein MIHKLTSEERKTQLASLPHWTAVPGRDAIQRSLRFADFNEAFGFMTRVAIKAQEMDHHPEWFNVYSRVDVTLSTHDANGLTERDIKLAHFIDEVGKHAKAA, from the coding sequence ATGATTCACAAGCTCACATCGGAAGAACGCAAGACGCAACTCGCAAGCCTGCCTCACTGGACCGCCGTTCCCGGCCGCGACGCGATCCAGCGCAGCCTTCGCTTCGCCGATTTCAACGAAGCATTCGGCTTCATGACGCGCGTCGCGATCAAGGCGCAGGAAATGGATCACCATCCCGAGTGGTTCAACGTCTACAGCCGCGTCGACGTCACGCTGTCGACGCACGACGCCAATGGTCTCACCGAGCGCGACATCAAGCTCGCGCATTTCATCGACGAAGTGGGCAAGCACGCGAAGGCTGCGTGA
- a CDS encoding DUF3717 domain-containing protein, producing the protein MSNISIHELEAAINFWRARSPSSGDELELCEEASALSKPYALLIVQRQSALQLEGLDPEARNAWDAYVLLNNGLES; encoded by the coding sequence ATGTCCAACATCTCGATCCATGAACTCGAAGCCGCGATCAATTTCTGGCGGGCCCGCTCGCCGTCGAGCGGCGACGAACTCGAACTCTGCGAAGAGGCTAGCGCGCTTTCCAAACCGTATGCGTTGCTGATTGTACAGCGCCAAAGTGCGCTGCAACTGGAAGGATTGGACCCTGAAGCGCGCAACGCATGGGACGCTTACGTTCTACTTAACAACGGCTTGGAAAGCTGA
- a CDS encoding Lrp/AsnC family transcriptional regulator, producing MLELDHFDLALLDVLQRFGRATHQQLGEEVPLSPSQIGRRLQRLEAAGVIDGYRVVLRPERLGLGVTAFTSLKLKHHGDSIIEQFQQQIDVLPEVLECHAVVGDADYLLRIVAPDLNALSSFVMKKLMRVPGVDSVRSNIVLTTFKRNGPLPLGHLASGAPAA from the coding sequence ATGCTGGAACTCGATCACTTCGATTTGGCGCTGCTCGACGTGCTGCAGCGCTTCGGCCGCGCGACGCATCAGCAACTGGGCGAAGAGGTGCCGCTTTCGCCGTCGCAGATCGGCCGGCGGCTGCAGCGGCTCGAGGCGGCGGGCGTGATCGACGGCTACCGCGTCGTGCTGCGGCCCGAGCGGCTCGGGCTTGGCGTCACCGCGTTCACGAGCCTGAAGCTCAAGCATCACGGCGATTCGATCATCGAGCAGTTCCAGCAGCAGATCGACGTGCTGCCGGAAGTGCTCGAATGCCACGCGGTGGTCGGCGACGCCGATTATCTGCTCAGGATCGTCGCGCCGGATCTGAATGCGCTGTCGTCGTTCGTGATGAAGAAGCTGATGCGGGTGCCGGGCGTCGACAGCGTTCGCTCGAACATCGTGCTCACGACGTTCAAGCGCAACGGGCCGCTGCCGCTCGGCCATCTGGCGTCGGGCGCGCCCGCCGCATGA